The Onychomys torridus chromosome X, mOncTor1.1, whole genome shotgun sequence genomic interval AACTCTACAGGTGGCTGCCATTACTAAATTCCatatttgaggctggagagatggctcaatgactAAAAGCACTCACTCTTTTGCAGAGAATtccatttcagttcccagcacccacatggcaactcaacTGTAGCAGTTTCAaaggatctgatgctttcttctgacctccatgggtaccaggcatgcacttggTACACTCACATATGTGCAGGATATAGCTCAGAatgtaaagatgcttgctgctacacccaagacctgagtttgatccccaggacccacatggcagaaaaggaaaactgttagaattcctggccactcccctagctacatgactgcacatgtgctgttCAGATATTTAGTCATTCAAGGGCTTTAGGCCCTACGGAATCTGTGTGCTGCATGGTCACGTAATTTGCACACAGTGTGATCACGCAATCTATGCGCATGCCtggcatagctccataagcccgTATGCGTATGTGCGGGGGAATCCATAAACAGCAGATCACAgactcctcttcttcttctcaacccccacccctacccccattgCCCCTTaacatgtcttccacaggcctcaTCACATtctcttctgctgtccttcccttctAATAAAACTCTGACAGTGGCTTTTCTCGCATGGTAACAgcgctgcttaatgaataacattgcactACTGCATTAAGACCAAcaaaaaccaactcccacaagttgtcctttggccttcACATTGATGTGGTACATGCATagccacacacagacaaaccaaaataaattaatttaaaaacaaaaatatataagcaaaaaacaaaaacccacctgtTTTTCAGATAAGAGCATAACCCGATTCTCTGTTTCTAGGATGAAGCAAATTGTTCAACATTTAAATAATCTGTGTATGTGTCAGGAAGGGGGAGGGTGTTCCTTCACTACAAAAGGACTAAACTGTTGTGTTCAGTCCATGGTTTAGTGATTCTCTTTATTAAATACTGCTGTTTTGGTGatggtctcactatatatcaAACTTAGAACTCAGaatccttcttcctctgctgagtgctagaattagagaAATGTGCCACCACCCCAACAAAAATGCCTTTCTTCCTATGCTTAGTCGCCTCCCAGAAGGTCTGTGTACTATGTTTATAACCGTTGCCTTCTTTCAGGGTTGTGCTTTTCCTTCCTGTAATTTCAACATTTATTGTTAAgattattcctagatattttgcATTTTGTTCAGAGTATAAACAGATTTTGGCTGTTAATCCTGTCATTTTAACTCCCTCTGTTGGTTTGTTGTACTaggtataaagaaaaaaatcaacaaaatctgCAAAAGACAATGTATCttcagaggaagaaactgaattagaaaaacaaaaggtaGAAAGTGGTCATTGTTGAGTGtttattgatgattgatataTGCAATTGATATGGTTCATGTGCATTTTCAGTGTCTAatttaaaactgatttttccaTTGGATTTTGTAAATACATTATAAGATACATGTTTTAGCCACATAGTTTTTAAATGTTACCTTTAACCAAACACTGTTTCTCCAGCTAATATGAAGTCAAAGTTTCTCAAGAACTTTGTAACTAAGAAGAGACATTCTTATTCTCGCCCTCTAGGATGACTGGAACAGAAAATACTGTTGTTGAAACATAAAATAGTATTTCCATATCCTTTGGTTCTGCTTGAATCAACCACATTACAGTTTCCATTATAGCTTGTCAAATTAACAAAGACTGTAGGGTTCCAGCCCTTCATAGACTTTTCCCAGAGTCTCTACATGTTTCCCACTGTTCTTTTTATGTTCTGTCTTAGTACTACCCCATGTCAGTTCTCCATCTTAGTTCTCCTCAAGGccctgaggtttacagttatagaCCCATGCAATCAGCAATACTCTGCTAAAGCAAGGTCACATGGCTTGAACTCTTTCAGGGTTAAACAGAGAGGtgataagatccacacaaaaAGCAGTCATTGTCAGCattatttgcaacccaaaagggagtGATTAAAGGAGGTGGGATCAACTAAGAGCTAATCAGTTAATAGATCAAAAGGGggaatttgtgtgctcaaactatattcttagaagtagTTAGCTAAAATATAAGGAGTTTTATGTTACTAAATCATGAGTAAAAGAAAACTGCCCCCCCATCTTGGCTGTGCCTTTTTTttcgtgggggggggggtgggaactGTGAACTCCCAGGCTAGATAGCCTGtgtcacagcttgatgtacctggtgTGTGAAAGCCCCTTTGTCCTGTGTTAAAGGCAGACTTGGGCTATGGGAGAAAGGAGGGgttaagcttaatttgcacaagaaataaagctttgTACCTAACATCCCCCTAGTCTTGGCAGTTGTCTCAGTAAGATATTTTTGTCTGGAGATGCTCCTGGCCACATACTTGCTAATGGAGATAATTGCAGAAAGGCACACAGTTGCAGGATGTTATCCAAATACCCCAAATTGTATAGGGAAAAATTGTGCCCAGTGAATGATCACTCAAATGGGAAAACTACAATGGCACACGAGGAATTCATTGGAGGACACAGCTGATATGTTCAAAAGCTGATATCACCAAGAATCCTTGAGGCTTGACTTTATCCtctcttccaggtattagcttttgccattgtcagctgaattcctgcttcatatttCTGCAGCCTGCAGCATCAAATGCTAATTTCTCTGTTATTAGTAGTAAATATAAGTTTAATGTACAAATGCTAAATCTTTATTAGAAATGCTGTGATGCTTATGTATAACCCTGTGGCTCGGGCAGTGGGCCTTGACTGGTCACCTAAACTGGTCAGTTTAATgcatatttctgttttctgtccatTACATGTAAGTGCTCATAAAGTTACTTAAAGATCCATCTGTTCATGGGACGTGGCTCTATAGGGAAGTCGAATGTGACGGAAGTGCCAgtgatggaaggaaaggaaactaaAGTATTCTGGTGTGTGAGGGTCAGGGAGCATGCTCCTCCTGTGTGTTTTCTCTAGTGCTTTCGGTTGTTTATTTGACTCTTGAGGTGTCTCTAATCTCATATTCAGTAGAAACAgaatgcttggtctccaaagcaaatgCTGAGTCTAGCTCATGAAAGTATATCAGTATTGAAagaggcaaggaaaaaaaaagcaaaagattttTCCTAGTTGCTAAAGTACACATCTGGAAACTGAAATTGGAATCACGAAGTAAATTTCCTGTCATTACTTAAAGAGAACAAGGTGAAGATGAAATGGTCCTTTGCCTGCTAATTTGATGACTCTGCAGGGATAGATGTCTCTCCTTTGCATGAAGACTGTTCTTGCCTCCTTCCCTGTAGCTAATTCTCACATAACAGCCTGGAATGGACCAAAGCTCTTCTGTATCTTGGGCCTTTTTCTACTCTCCGGTCATTGAGTACAAGCAATTCCCAGAGTAGCAGTGCAGGAAAACTCCACTGTAcatttgaggttttgtttgttcgtttttctCTCCATAGGTGGAAATGGCCTTGCTTGTAATGGATGAGGAAGAGGACAGCAAGAAACACTTCAACTATGACAAGATTGTAGAGCACCAGAATCTgagcaaaaagaagaagaaagagcgtATGAAAAAGAAGAAGTTACTTGAGGATAACTTTGAGGTAACTGGCAGCACAAGTCATTAGTCATTAttagcagctttttttttttgatacagggtttctctgtgtagctttgtgcctttcctggtgccaccaccacccagctcattatTAGCTTCTTGAAGGTGGAATTCAATATAAAGTCAGctctggccaggtgtggtggcacacgcctttagtcccaacactcaggaggtagagtcaggcagatctctgtaagttcgaagccagcctggtctacagagtgagatccaggacaggcaccaaaactacacagagaaaccttgtctcaaaaaccgaACAATAAAAGTCAGCTCTGGATATATAAATTAGGCATGAACTTGCCCTTGAAAAGCCCTTCTCTAGGGCCCATAATGGTGACAAAGCAACTGTCCTTTAATCTAACACAGTTCATCCCAGAGTGGAGCATATCACTGTTTGAGCTCTAGATGAGATAGTTACCTTTAATTTGGTAGCTGTGTTATGATAAAAATCTATGGCCTTTCAATGTTAAAACCAGAAGCCATGATATCCATGCTCTGAGAGGTCAGCTGAGCATGGGGGGGTTCACATGACATTGGGTTCCCTCACTGTGTACAGTAGCCAACATGGCGAGCAATGCTTTTTAATTTCTGTGCATCACATTGCCTGCCCTCTCAGTTCTCTTCCTATGGTGAGTGCGTGGTCCTAATGGCCAAACACATGAGTTTGAGCCCTCCGCAGAAAGCTTTAAAATATCCACTAGGAATTACTTAACAGTGACTTCCATTAGTGAACTTGGAAGAAAAGATGGGTGAGTTTTGAATTTGGTCCAAGTGGAGGGAAGGACATAGACTTCTTCATACCATGGAGAAGGATTACAAGGCCACTATTGCCCCACCTTTTCATATATGCTTCTGTTCCCATGAAGTTTCTGATTAATTGGTTTTCTAAtgaaaaaagcaaagaataatttttaattatgagcTGTACCTTCATACATAAATAACcatgcttaaaatatttttatggagcTGTTATACGGCCCAGCAGGTAATAGCACTTGCCACTAAGACTTAGaacctgagggctggagagatggctcagaggctaggagcaccgactgctcttccagaggtcctgagttcaattcccagcaaccacatggtggctcacaaccatctataatgagatctggtgccctcttctgtatacataataaacaaataaatctttaaaaaaaaagacttagaacctgagttcagtccctgtaTTCCACATAGTGGGAGAACTGACACCCTCatgttgtcctctaacctctacacaacacccaaataacttttttttttttcatgaggaCTGTGGAGATGTATCAGTGGGTAAAGAACTTGCTGAATAATCAtgaaacctgagtttggatcccagtacccacataaaagctaaGAGCAGTAGCATATGATTATGACCCCAGGGCTGTGGGGGTTGGAGACAGGCCAATCCCGGGGGCCTGCTGACAGCCAGCCTATCCAGGTGATGAAGCTCcagtatagatgaatttctaaatggtcttattaaataagaaacacggagccaaatataggggcgaaagccttagagatcagggaaatagtgagagccaccaaacttacctctccagctctacaGCTACCAAAAGGGCCACTTcttgtctaacctgcacctttattgccttgctgttctgccctctcattgactcttagcccagctacctcacttcttgcctgtttgtacagacctctaggtctctatggttggtactgggattaaagacatgtgtcaccacacttggctgttccctagtgtgtcctagaacacacagacaccctgccttccaagtggtcggattaaggatgtgtgctaccactgcctgacttttgtgtttatggcttgctatgtcctctgatctccagccaaattttatttattaacatacaaataaaatatcaccacattttagcacaaacaaaatatcaccacaccacttTCCAtgaaagaaactgtctcaaaatataaggtagagagcaataaaGGAAGATACCTGtcatcaacctctggtctctatATGCAGGCACaggcacctgtacacatacacatgcacgcacacagaaTTTTCATGAGATTTCCTTTGTTGTTCTTGGTATCCTGTCTGTTGCCATCACTATAACTAAGTAAAGCTATGATTGGTCTCCAGTAGATTgaggtttttctttgttgttcatTACTAAGCCTGGCTGGATTGAAGGGTATACTTTTCAAGGTAGAACCATAATGGTTTTTGTAGAAACGGTTAAGTTTGGGGTTTGTATCTTACCAAATCTTGGACTAGAGGGTGGATTTTTTGCTCCCCCTTCCTCACCCCCACAAATGGTTCCAGGGTGATTGAACCTGGCACTTTACACAGCtttaggtaagcactctaccattgagcagCATCTGCAACTACCATTTTGCATTATATTTTGAAACAGCTGCccaaggtgaccttgaatttgaaATCCTTCTgagtcagcctcctgagtagctgggattactgCCCAATGCTACCTGGTTTAGCTAGTAGCTACTTTTTTTTATACCAAGtgtaaatttcttaaaattacataGAGTGCAGTGACTGCTTAAACTCAGGCAGTTAGACAGTGTCCCAGTTGACTTATTTATGATGTATAGAAGTCAATCTTATGCTAAGCACGGAGAGGAAGCCTTGGGAACTACTCTAGTCAGTCAAAGTAATTATCCCAAGTTACAGACCACTATACACATGGGCCACTATTCTCTTTCAAACAGATTGGTTTGGGGGAAGAGAACAGCAGCACACCCTGCACATTGTGGCTGAAGGGCAGGCCTTAAGATTCCATTGAGTCTAccctggacatggtggcacattcctttaatcccagctctcatgAGGCCTAGGTCAGGAGAATCCTGTGTTTAAAAGCAGAAAATTCCAGTCTAGCCTAGAATTAAAAGACAGACTtcgttgtagttagagttttcctgcctggcccagtcaggacaaatctctcttacccgccagtcccacagtcgctcagacccaaccaagaaaacacacagaaacttatattgcttataaactgtatggccgtggcaggctgcttgttatctactttttctatcttaaattaacccatttctatttatctatactttgccacatggctcgtggcttaccagtaccttacatcttgtcatggcggcagctggcggtgtctctctccagcctttcacctcccatcattctcttctctcttgcccagcctatacttcctgcctggccacgggccaatcagaactttatttacacagagcagtatccacagcactttgtcccaaataacaaagtaaaaaacTCTTTGAAATTGTAGGTATGGTTCTATGTCTCATTGCACAGTGCGCACACTTGTTTATTAATAACCAACAGCTTTTTGCCTTTATTTACCTATTTGTTCCTTTTGGATTTGCAGGTAAATGTTAGTGATGCATGGTTTCAGGCAATGTACACTTCCCACTTGTTCAATTTGGATCCCTCTGATCCtaatttcaagaaaacaaaagctatgGAAAAAATTCTCAAGGAGAAAGCCCCACAGGGAGACCACAAAGAGCTACTTATTCAAGCAGTAGAGCAAGCTCAGCAGGACATGGAAAAGCTGGCACAGAAGCGTCCCATAGATCCTGCCTTGTCTTTGTTGATTAAATCCGTGAAGAACAAAACAGAGCAATTCCAAGCCAGAAAAAACAGAGTCAAATAACTGGGTGCTCTGTGATCTCCTCAAGTACACAGAAATAGTATAAGGGATAATGGGGCTGAAGCCACCTTTCTAGAGGATGAAAAAAATATCCTTTTCTGACCATTGTTAAGTTGTTCTtcactgggactggagagacagcagcTCAACATTAAAGAATGAAGGTGCTTATGCAGAGCGTctaagtttgcttcccagcacccacatggcacgtCACAGCcatatgtaattccagttccaggagatccagtgcctgTCGTGGCCTCTATGAGCATTGTGTGCCCATAATacccacacaaacataaatgcagacaaaatagtcacacacataaatgtttttaaaaatgttccccTTACATAATTGTTCTAATCGTaaataattcacattttataCTGTGTATTTCTACAGATTTGTCATAATATAATTATGTGAACTATAGAATTTATAAGTTTTTTATATTGTATGAAGTTCATTTCCTACAAGTACAGTGTTTGTTACTCTAATTTAGCTTTCTAGGAGATTATCTACAATTTATGTAAAAAATGGTGTCCATTTTTCTgtgtaaagattaaaaataaatttaaaaaatacatatatacatatatagtgcCTTAATCTCTCTGAAGGCAGGAGGCAGATCTAAGTAGCTATTGAGATAACTTATTTTTCTATCAAAAAGGATGGAAACTGTGAACTTTTTTTTCCGTGCTTAGTAATTTGCATGTAGAActaacttacaaataaaagtgTAAGATGTTTTTACTAGTTTGTATAGTGTTGGTTTGTTTCATTATATGTTCTTCAGGCAGactattctagaaaaaaaatacctgaaaGTATAACTTTAACTGTTTAAGAAGACAGTTCCTTGGAAAGGCAGTTTCATTTTTACATTGCCCATAATTACATTTGAAATGTTCATGGACTCTGCagtcatttttctatttatagcAACAACAGCAGGAAATCCACTTGTCCTTTAGATTTTTAGAATGTTTTGGAGGGGTGGGTGTGCTGGTATAAAGGAAACTTCAATTCTTTGTAAGATTAAAGGCCATCTTCAAGACTAATACCCTTGGAGCCATCTGGTATAGACTGTAAGAACTATTAACTGACCACTCACAGGAAAACTGAATGTGCTTTGTCTAAgttaaaggaaataaaaccaaaatggaCTGTAGCAATTCAAGATACAGCCCCTTCTGTTTAATGTTAATATTGCCATCTTTAGTGTAAAAACTTAAGTTTACCAAGAAAGCATGGTTTTTAAAGATGCAAATCTCAGAGCAATATCAAAATCCTGGCAGTTTAAACAGTTTCTGAAATTTAGCACCTGTTACATAAATTGCTCATTATAATGAAGAACAATAGAGCCTCTACACAAGACTGTCTTTGTTATAAAGCACCCTGTTGGGCTGTTCATCCAGATCATGCCCCTGGGATATGTTTGTGAACTCCCCAACACTGAATCACTGTGAATGATGTCATAGGATGATTATGAATATAATTTACAGGcaccttctcccccacccccactccaccggtattttgagacaagatttctgtgtagcccctagctgtcctggaacttgctctgtagaacatgctggcctcaaactcacagagatctgctgcctctgcctcccgagtcctggaattaaaa includes:
- the LOC118573574 gene encoding ESF1 homolog; protein product: MALLVMDEEEDSKKHFNYDKIVEHQNLSKKKKKERMKKKKLLEDNFEVNVSDAWFQAMYTSHLFNLDPSDPNFKKTKAMEKILKEKAPQGDHKELLIQAVEQAQQDMEKLAQKRPIDPALSLLIKSVKNKTEQFQARKNRVK